In the Topomyia yanbarensis strain Yona2022 chromosome 3, ASM3024719v1, whole genome shotgun sequence genome, one interval contains:
- the LOC131687925 gene encoding uncharacterized protein LOC131687925: MFWKEESSTTNSSNRQSRVFPLYSVGRIANVACIGTNGLSGICQIRGECADNGGLASGQCSALTNQAVCCVFIQTCGGTATQNVTYFQNSGYPLPYNGGGTCSITVVPPDNTICQVRIDFTTFSLSQPDATGTCLVDNIQIIGGSTVPVICGENSGQHVYVSLAGTTSLSIVVSMTSSISFNRVWNIQLSMISCTSQYQAPSGCLQYFMATSGEVASLNYGSAANPALNNLGLIGTRELANANYGICIMAAVGQCSITYSLPNGDPYAFTLSGDATAVAPAMLGTGAVGAQGTACTTDFLIIPNPVGITNDRFCGLGLNTITSAAPFTLFYVTSVNDVGDVANRGFRLEYSQDACAISIGK, translated from the exons atgttttggaaagaagaatctAGTACTACAAATTCCAGTAATCGGCAGAGCAGAG TTTTCCCGCTGTATTCCGTTGGACGGATCGCAAATGTAGCCTGCATTGGGACTAACGGGCTCTCGGGGATATGTCAAATACGCGGAGAATGTGCCGACAATGGAGGTCTAGCATCTGGACAGTGTAGCGCATTGACGAATCAGGCGGTATGTTGCGTTT ttaTACAAACATGTGGTGGAACCGCTACACAAAATGTaacatattttcaaaacagtgGTTATCCTTTGCCATATAACGGCGGAGGAAC ATGCTCGATCACCGTAGTTCCGCCGGACAATACAATTTGCCAAGTGAGGATCGATTTTACCACGTTTTCGTTATCTCAACCAGATGCTACTGGAACCTGCCTAGTCGATAACATACAGATAATCGGCGGCAGTACGGTGCCTGTGATTTGTGGAGAAAACAGTGGTCAGCACGTTTATGTTTCGTTGGCCGGTACAACCTCACTATCCATTGTGGTTTCCATGACAAGTTCCATCTCGTTTAATCGAGTGTGGAATATCCAATTAAGTATGATTTCCTGTACTAGCCAGTATCAGGCGCCTTCGGGTTGTTTGCAATATTTTATGGCAACCAGTGGTGAAGTGGCAAGTTTGAACTATGGTAGTGCAGCGAATCCTGCTTTGAATAATTTAGGTTTGATTGGAACTCGCGAATTGGCTAACGCGAACTACGGCATTTGCATCATGGCCGCAGTGGGACAATGCTCAATAACATACTCTTTG CCAAACGGCGATCCGTACGCATTTACTTTGTCAGGAGATGCAACGGCGGTGGCTCCTGCAATGCTTGGAACGGGAGCTGTAGGAGCACAAGGCACAGCTTGTACCACTGACTTTCTTATAATTCCCAATCCGGTCGGCATCACCAATGACCGCTTTTGCGGTTTGGGATTGAACACAATAACTAGT GCGGCACCTTTTACCTTGTTTTACGTCACAAGTGTCAACGATGTTGGTGACGTGGCTAATCGTGGATTCAGATTAGAATACTCGCAAGATGCATGTGCTATCTCAATTGGAAAGTAG